A genomic region of Vitreoscilla filiformis contains the following coding sequences:
- a CDS encoding lactate utilization protein B produces the protein MNTPHTKPVHEAPLTFVDPRHFKANTQVAVDDAHLRKSFRSAMDFLQTKRAAHFGTAQGALPPDGPAEVRDAKTAFETLRRQGEAIRQYSLSKLPDLLEQLDAQLTARGVQVHWASTPAEANALFLAIAQQHGARGMVKGKSMVSEEIELNHRMAEHGITCLESDMGEYIVQLAGERPSHIIMPAIHKTKQQIAELFAQHIPGTSYTEDVDELIATGRRVLRHEFRDAKIGVSGVNFLVAETGSLVLVENEGNGRMCTTVPEVHIAITGIEKVVEKLEHVLPLYALLTRSATGQAVTTYLNVITGPRRVQGEAPELDGPRELHLILLDNGRSQAYREADFRPTLQCIRCGACMNHCPVYARIGGLAYGTTYPGPIGSIISPHLMGLDPTQDLPTASSLCGACGEVCPVGIPIPELLMQLRHAAKHEAEPGHAPLAGQASARDWKEEAAWKTWAKLSSSPTLYRNFVGLAGRLSWLTPPWQAGWTAHRTPLKPASQSLRARLKGAGLE, from the coding sequence ATGAACACCCCCCACACCAAGCCGGTGCATGAAGCCCCGCTGACCTTCGTCGATCCGCGCCACTTCAAGGCCAACACCCAGGTGGCGGTGGACGATGCCCATCTGCGCAAGAGCTTCCGCAGCGCAATGGATTTTCTGCAAACCAAGCGCGCCGCCCACTTCGGCACCGCGCAAGGCGCACTGCCCCCCGATGGCCCCGCCGAAGTGCGCGACGCCAAAACCGCATTCGAAACCCTGCGCCGCCAGGGCGAAGCCATCCGCCAATACAGCCTGTCCAAACTGCCGGATTTGCTGGAGCAGCTCGACGCCCAGTTGACCGCACGCGGCGTGCAAGTGCATTGGGCCAGCACGCCGGCGGAGGCCAACGCCTTGTTTCTCGCCATCGCGCAGCAGCATGGGGCGCGGGGGATGGTGAAGGGCAAGTCGATGGTGAGCGAGGAAATCGAGCTGAACCACCGCATGGCCGAGCACGGCATCACTTGCTTGGAAAGCGACATGGGCGAGTACATCGTCCAACTCGCGGGCGAGCGGCCCAGCCACATCATCATGCCAGCCATCCACAAAACCAAGCAGCAGATTGCCGAACTGTTCGCGCAGCACATTCCCGGCACGAGCTACACCGAGGATGTGGATGAGCTGATCGCCACGGGCCGGCGCGTGCTGCGCCACGAGTTCCGCGATGCCAAGATCGGTGTGTCCGGCGTGAACTTTTTGGTGGCGGAAACCGGCTCGCTGGTGCTGGTGGAAAACGAAGGCAATGGCCGCATGTGTACCACGGTGCCTGAGGTTCACATCGCCATCACCGGCATTGAGAAGGTGGTCGAAAAACTGGAACACGTGCTGCCGCTTTACGCCTTGCTCACGCGCTCAGCCACCGGCCAGGCGGTGACGACTTACCTCAACGTCATCACGGGCCCGCGCCGCGTCCAAGGCGAAGCGCCCGAGCTGGACGGCCCGCGTGAGCTGCACCTCATCTTGCTGGACAACGGACGCAGCCAAGCCTACCGCGAGGCCGATTTCCGCCCGACGCTGCAATGCATCCGCTGCGGCGCGTGCATGAACCATTGCCCGGTGTATGCGCGCATCGGCGGCTTGGCGTATGGCACGACCTACCCCGGCCCCATCGGCTCCATCATTTCGCCGCACTTGATGGGCCTGGACCCGACGCAAGATTTGCCCACCGCCAGCAGCCTGTGCGGTGCCTGCGGCGAGGTGTGCCCGGTGGGCATCCCGATTCCTGAGCTGTTGATGCAACTGCGCCACGCGGCCAAGCACGAAGCCGAGCCGGGCCATGCGCCCTTGGCCGGCCAAGCCAGCGCCCGCGATTGGAAAGAGGAAGCAGCGTGGAAAACCTGGGCCAAACTCAGCAGCTCACCGACGCTGTATCGAAACTTCGTCGGGTTGGCCGGGCGCTTGAGTTGGTTGACGCCGCCTTGGCAAGCCGGGTGGACGGCGCATCGGACGCCGCTGAAGCCGGCATCGCAAAGCTTGCGGGCGAGGTTGAAGGGGGCTGGCCTGGAGTGA
- a CDS encoding LutC/YkgG family protein: MTLLDATASAAARRAILARLRGAAPAQPLPTPDLAPFFQSPFGRGVQGERPAPADLIAPFEAAARGWRAEVLHASPANWPAAVQQVLQQRGCRHLAVGQGFPGLHALTAQLAPQLGHGLTLHPFASPLEDWKPQLFDQIDAGLTCAAAGVADTGSLVLQPGPGEPRTLSLVPPLHIAVLPARRLYASLAAAWSALQPQADMPTNLLLISGPSKTADIQQVLAFGAHGPKELVIVLVNDLQNDSEVCA, translated from the coding sequence ATGACGCTGCTTGATGCCACCGCTTCCGCCGCTGCCCGCCGCGCCATCCTCGCTCGTCTGCGGGGCGCAGCGCCGGCCCAGCCGCTGCCAACGCCCGACCTGGCGCCGTTCTTCCAAAGCCCATTTGGCCGAGGGGTGCAGGGGGAACGCCCCGCTCCTGCCGACTTGATCGCCCCGTTTGAGGCCGCCGCCCGGGGCTGGCGGGCCGAGGTGCTGCACGCCAGCCCCGCGAACTGGCCGGCTGCCGTGCAGCAGGTGTTGCAGCAGCGCGGCTGCCGGCATTTGGCGGTGGGGCAGGGTTTTCCGGGGCTGCACGCGCTCACCGCGCAACTGGCGCCCCAGCTTGGCCACGGGTTGACGCTGCACCCCTTCGCCTCGCCGCTGGAGGACTGGAAGCCACAACTGTTCGACCAGATCGACGCCGGCCTGACCTGCGCCGCTGCCGGCGTGGCCGACACGGGCAGCTTGGTGCTGCAACCGGGGCCGGGCGAGCCACGCACGCTGTCGCTGGTGCCACCGCTGCACATTGCGGTGCTGCCGGCCCGCCGGCTGTATGCCAGCCTGGCCGCTGCTTGGTCGGCGCTGCAACCGCAAGCCGACATGCCCACCAACCTGCTGCTCATCTCTGGCCCGAGCAAAACCGCCGACATCCAGCAAGTGCTGGCCTTCGGTGCCCACGGCCCGAAGGAATTGGTGATCGTGCTGGTGAACGATTTGCAGAACGACTCGGAGGTTTGCGCATGA
- a CDS encoding (Fe-S)-binding protein: MPAASPSSPSPRPARVYFFATCVVDVFAPQAGLDAIELIRRAGIAVDFPEGQSCCGQPAYTSGYTAEARQVAAAQLALFPLDQPIVVPSGSCGGMMVHHWPLLFADDAALHAQAQAVAARVVEFSHFARDVLGLAEFAQASQAAQAQRPVKVALHTSCSARREMGVHLPSRALLAALPGVEVVQQAREAECCGFGGTFSARHPAISGAMVADKLASVRDAGAEVLVSADCGCLLNLHHAAQKAGGCDAGQPRCVHLGSFLRERLGLPGAAHHVTD, from the coding sequence ATGCCCGCAGCCTCGCCCTCTTCCCCGTCACCCCGTCCCGCACGGGTTTATTTTTTCGCCACCTGCGTGGTGGATGTCTTCGCTCCCCAAGCCGGGTTGGACGCCATTGAGCTGATTCGCCGCGCCGGCATCGCGGTGGACTTCCCCGAAGGCCAAAGCTGCTGCGGCCAGCCGGCGTACACCAGCGGCTATACCGCCGAGGCGCGTCAGGTGGCGGCGGCGCAGTTGGCGCTGTTTCCGCTGGATCAACCGATCGTCGTGCCGTCCGGTTCCTGCGGCGGGATGATGGTGCATCACTGGCCGCTGCTGTTCGCCGACGATGCCGCGCTGCACGCCCAAGCCCAGGCCGTGGCGGCGCGTGTGGTGGAGTTCAGCCACTTTGCGCGGGATGTGCTGGGGCTGGCCGAGTTCGCCCAGGCCAGCCAAGCCGCCCAGGCGCAGCGCCCGGTGAAAGTGGCCCTGCACACCTCCTGTTCAGCGCGGCGCGAAATGGGTGTTCACTTGCCCAGCCGGGCGTTGCTGGCGGCGCTGCCAGGCGTCGAAGTGGTTCAGCAAGCGCGGGAAGCGGAATGCTGCGGCTTTGGTGGCACGTTTTCCGCCCGGCATCCGGCGATTTCCGGCGCGATGGTGGCCGACAAACTCGCCAGCGTGCGCGACGCCGGCGCCGAAGTGCTGGTGAGCGCCGACTGCGGCTGCCTGCTCAACCTGCACCACGCCGCGCAAAAGGCCGGCGGTTGCGATGCGGGGCAACCGCGTTGCGTGCATCTGGGCAGTTTTTTGCGGGAACGCTTGGGGTTGCCCGGCGCCGCACACCACGTCACCGACTGA
- a CDS encoding FadR/GntR family transcriptional regulator → MKHQLHARLPDQLAQRLERAIVERHHLPGDRLPPERVWAVELGVSRTVLREALRLLAERGLVEQRHGAGTFVAAQPGARQGDVWAQLLQRQPLLQEGWLEFREMLEVRCAELAARRATPDDRARLAQAHAEVSAAYAQPDRQIQVRADVAFHRALADATRNPVFSQLVATLLALLHEHVHLSIADLTPDSQEAQRLCQQHDALWQAVQRGDAVAAASAAQAHIDFVRERWQRRLAGLA, encoded by the coding sequence ATGAAACACCAACTCCACGCCCGCCTCCCCGATCAACTCGCCCAGCGTTTGGAACGTGCCATCGTGGAGCGCCACCATCTGCCGGGTGATCGCTTGCCGCCAGAGCGCGTGTGGGCGGTGGAGCTCGGGGTGTCGCGCACGGTGTTGCGCGAGGCGCTGCGTCTGCTGGCTGAGCGCGGTCTGGTGGAGCAGCGCCACGGTGCCGGCACCTTCGTTGCCGCTCAACCGGGAGCGCGTCAAGGCGATGTGTGGGCGCAACTGTTGCAACGTCAACCGTTGTTGCAGGAAGGCTGGCTGGAGTTTCGGGAAATGCTGGAGGTGCGTTGCGCCGAACTCGCCGCCCGCCGTGCGACGCCGGACGATCGGGCCCGGCTCGCCCAGGCTCACGCCGAAGTCAGCGCTGCGTATGCCCAGCCGGATCGTCAAATCCAAGTGCGGGCCGACGTGGCCTTTCACCGCGCCCTGGCCGACGCCACGCGCAACCCCGTCTTCAGCCAGTTGGTGGCGACCTTGCTGGCGCTGTTGCACGAGCACGTCCACCTGAGCATCGCCGACCTGACGCCGGATTCGCAAGAAGCCCAGCGCCTGTGCCAGCAGCACGACGCGCTCTGGCAGGCCGTCCAACGCGGTGACGCTGTGGCTGCCGCCAGCGCCGCCCAAGCGCACATCGATTTCGTGCGTGAGCGCTGGCAGCGGCGCCTGGCCGGTTTGGCCTGA
- a CDS encoding TrpB-like pyridoxal phosphate-dependent enzyme, with amino-acid sequence MSTRTKYLLEESQMPKAWYNLQADLPVPLPPVLHPGTMQPVGPDDLAPLFPMSLIQQEVTTEREIDIPEPVQDIYKLWRPAPLYRAHRLEKVLGTPAKIFYKYEGVSPAGSHKPNTAIPQAFYNQQAGVKRLTTETGAGQWGTSLSFAGNLFGLEVLVFQVRVSYDQKPYRRAVMETYGARCVASPSMETVYGRSVLAEHPNHPGSLGIAISEAVELAAQRDDTKYALGSVLNHVLLHQTVIGLEAMEQMQMADAWPDVVVGCTGGGSNFAGIAFPFIGHGLRGGQKSRIVAVEPAACPSLTRGKYAYDFGDTGHMTPLSKMHTLGSTFTPPGFHAGGLRYHGMAPLVSHAKELGLMEAVAYTQGECFAAGVTFARAEGIVPAPESNHAVKGAIEEALRCKREGKSENILFCLSGHGHFDMVSYQKYFAGELTDESYNEQELAMALASLPSVPAQG; translated from the coding sequence ATGAGCACCCGCACCAAATACTTGCTCGAAGAAAGTCAAATGCCCAAGGCCTGGTACAACCTCCAGGCCGATCTGCCCGTGCCGCTGCCGCCCGTGCTGCATCCCGGCACGATGCAGCCGGTGGGCCCGGACGATCTGGCACCGTTGTTCCCCATGTCCCTGATCCAGCAGGAGGTGACGACGGAACGCGAGATCGACATCCCCGAGCCGGTGCAAGACATCTACAAACTCTGGCGCCCCGCTCCGCTCTACCGCGCCCATCGGCTGGAAAAGGTGCTGGGCACACCGGCCAAAATTTTCTACAAGTACGAAGGCGTCAGCCCCGCTGGCAGCCACAAGCCCAACACCGCCATCCCGCAGGCGTTTTACAACCAGCAAGCCGGCGTGAAGCGCCTGACGACGGAAACGGGCGCAGGCCAATGGGGCACCTCGCTGTCGTTCGCTGGCAATTTGTTTGGGTTGGAAGTGCTGGTGTTCCAGGTGCGCGTGTCCTACGACCAAAAGCCGTACCGCCGCGCCGTGATGGAAACCTACGGTGCCCGCTGCGTGGCCTCGCCCTCGATGGAAACCGTCTACGGCCGCAGCGTGCTGGCCGAGCACCCGAACCATCCGGGCAGCTTGGGCATCGCCATTTCGGAAGCGGTCGAGCTGGCCGCGCAGCGGGACGACACAAAATACGCCCTGGGCTCGGTGCTGAATCATGTGCTGCTGCACCAAACCGTGATCGGTCTGGAAGCGATGGAGCAGATGCAAATGGCCGACGCTTGGCCGGACGTGGTGGTGGGCTGCACGGGCGGTGGTTCGAACTTCGCGGGCATTGCCTTCCCGTTCATCGGGCATGGGCTGCGTGGCGGGCAAAAGTCGCGCATCGTGGCGGTGGAGCCGGCGGCCTGCCCTTCGCTGACTCGCGGTAAATACGCCTACGACTTCGGCGACACCGGCCACATGACGCCGCTGTCCAAGATGCACACCCTGGGCTCTACCTTCACCCCGCCGGGTTTCCACGCGGGTGGATTGCGTTACCACGGCATGGCGCCGCTGGTGTCGCACGCCAAGGAGCTGGGGTTGATGGAGGCGGTGGCCTACACCCAGGGCGAGTGCTTCGCAGCGGGGGTGACGTTTGCACGGGCCGAGGGCATCGTGCCGGCACCGGAATCGAACCATGCCGTCAAGGGTGCCATCGAGGAGGCGCTGCGCTGCAAGCGGGAAGGCAAGTCCGAGAACATCCTGTTCTGCTTGAGCGGCCACGGGCACTTTGACATGGTGTCCTACCAAAAGTACTTCGCCGGCGAACTCACCGACGAAAGCTACAACGAGCAGGAACTGGCCATGGCGCTGGCCAGCTTGCCCAGCGTGCCGGCGCAAGGCTGA
- a CDS encoding MaoC family dehydratase has product MKFAEFYAGQVITAGPIALSEQDILDFARQWDPQWFHTDPEAAAQGPFGGLIASGWQTCGVAMRLACAAALDGSESYASPGVEKIRWPNPVRAGEPLSFRAEVQEVRRSAKRPELGVLRWTWALFHADGRQALELDATSLFKLPVD; this is encoded by the coding sequence ATGAAATTCGCAGAGTTCTACGCCGGCCAAGTCATCACCGCTGGCCCCATCGCTTTGAGCGAGCAAGACATCCTCGATTTTGCTCGGCAGTGGGATCCGCAATGGTTCCACACCGATCCCGAGGCAGCGGCACAAGGGCCGTTCGGTGGCTTGATCGCCAGCGGCTGGCAAACCTGTGGTGTGGCCATGCGCCTGGCTTGCGCGGCGGCGCTGGACGGTTCCGAGTCTTACGCCTCGCCTGGGGTGGAAAAAATCCGCTGGCCCAACCCAGTGCGTGCGGGCGAGCCGCTGAGCTTCCGTGCCGAAGTGCAGGAGGTTCGGCGCTCGGCCAAGCGCCCGGAGCTGGGCGTGTTGCGCTGGACCTGGGCGCTGTTTCACGCCGATGGCCGCCAAGCGCTTGAGCTGGACGCTACCAGTCTGTTCAAACTCCCGGTAGATTGA
- a CDS encoding mechanosensitive ion channel family protein, producing the protein MSTTVAELAVKVLASIAFWVIGRWLIAKVVALTQASLNRSQVDATLSKYLGSIVAVALNIALVLGILGYFGIQTTSFAALLAGAGVAIGAAWSGMLGNFAAGAFMLVLRPFKVGDFVSVGGVVGTVHELGLFATTLVTPDNVLTTVGNSKVFGDTVQNFSALPVRRVDRTAQLAAGVDPLDAIARLRAAVAKIPNVATNPAPDVALLDMNLNGCVIAVRPYTHTANYWQVYFDTNEAIVRVAKEAGWPAPMPAQVTHIVQG; encoded by the coding sequence TTGAGCACCACCGTGGCCGAACTGGCCGTCAAGGTGCTCGCGTCGATTGCGTTTTGGGTGATTGGCCGCTGGCTCATCGCCAAGGTCGTGGCCCTCACACAGGCTTCACTGAACCGCAGCCAAGTCGATGCGACGCTGTCCAAGTACCTGGGCAGCATCGTGGCCGTGGCGCTGAACATCGCCCTGGTGCTGGGCATCTTGGGCTACTTCGGCATTCAAACCACGTCGTTTGCGGCCTTGTTGGCCGGTGCAGGCGTGGCCATCGGTGCGGCGTGGAGCGGCATGCTCGGCAACTTCGCAGCTGGGGCCTTCATGCTGGTGCTGCGTCCGTTCAAGGTGGGCGACTTCGTCAGCGTCGGTGGGGTGGTCGGCACAGTGCATGAGCTGGGCCTGTTCGCCACCACCTTGGTGACGCCGGACAACGTCCTGACCACCGTCGGCAACTCCAAGGTGTTTGGGGACACAGTGCAAAACTTTAGCGCCCTGCCCGTGCGCCGCGTGGATCGCACCGCCCAACTGGCGGCAGGCGTCGATCCGCTGGACGCCATCGCTCGCCTGCGTGCCGCCGTGGCCAAAATCCCCAACGTCGCCACGAACCCAGCGCCCGATGTGGCCCTGTTGGACATGAACCTCAACGGCTGTGTCATCGCCGTGCGTCCTTACACCCACACCGCGAACTACTGGCAGGTGTACTTTGACACCAACGAAGCCATCGTGCGTGTGGCCAAGGAAGCCGGTTGGCCGGCCCCGATGCCCGCTCAGGTGACGCACATCGTCCAAGGCTGA
- a CDS encoding enoyl-CoA hydratase/isomerase family protein produces the protein MSTPIDTETLAEGLRLEHHPQGVVELVLGPPGTLPACDAHAHAQLGTLWRGLAARPGVRCILIRSEGKGFSAGGQMALVEDMLARETTRLRVMREARDLVQGMIDCDLPIVSAIHGAAVGAGAALALLADVSIAAHNAKIIDGHTKLGVAAGDHAAVIWPLLCGMAKAKYHLLTCAPLNGTEAERIGLVSLAVPEDELLPRARAVAASLAAGSPTALAWTKRSLNHWLRAAWPTFEHSLALEILSFTGADAREGLAALQHKRPPQFACPDTPDSSS, from the coding sequence ATGAGCACCCCCATCGACACCGAAACGCTGGCCGAGGGGCTGCGCCTTGAACATCATCCGCAAGGCGTGGTCGAGCTGGTGCTGGGCCCGCCTGGCACGCTGCCGGCGTGCGATGCCCACGCTCACGCGCAACTGGGTACGCTGTGGCGCGGGCTGGCGGCGCGGCCTGGCGTGCGCTGCATCCTCATTCGCTCTGAAGGTAAGGGGTTTTCAGCCGGCGGGCAAATGGCATTGGTGGAGGACATGCTCGCCCGCGAAACCACCCGCCTGCGCGTGATGCGCGAAGCCCGCGATCTGGTGCAAGGCATGATCGATTGTGATCTGCCCATCGTCAGCGCCATCCACGGTGCCGCCGTGGGCGCCGGGGCAGCGCTGGCGCTGCTGGCCGATGTCTCGATCGCAGCGCACAACGCCAAAATCATCGACGGCCACACCAAGCTGGGCGTGGCGGCGGGCGATCATGCTGCCGTCATTTGGCCGCTGCTGTGCGGGATGGCCAAAGCCAAATACCACCTGCTGACCTGCGCCCCATTGAACGGCACCGAAGCCGAACGCATCGGCCTGGTGAGTTTGGCCGTGCCCGAGGACGAGCTGCTGCCACGCGCCCGCGCTGTGGCAGCCTCCCTGGCTGCGGGCAGCCCCACGGCTTTGGCGTGGACCAAACGCAGCTTGAACCACTGGCTGCGTGCAGCTTGGCCGACATTCGAGCATTCGCTGGCGCTGGAAATCCTCAGTTTTACTGGTGCCGATGCACGGGAAGGTCTTGCGGCGCTGCAACACAAGCGCCCACCCCAGTTCGCTTGCCCCGATACTCCGGACTCCTCTTCCTGA
- a CDS encoding 3-hydroxyacyl-CoA dehydrogenase NAD-binding domain-containing protein, which yields MSATDFNLSGVPVLVVGAGIMGAGIAQVAAQAGHPVMLFDVKAGAAAQALDKLATSLHMLAAKGKLKPEAVAATLARLRAVDTLTEAKDAGLVVEAILEKLDAKRSLFRELEGRVSPACVLATNTSSISVTAIANGLQHPERLVGMHFFNPVPLMKLVEVVSGLHTAPAVAEAIHALSGAWGKTAVHAKSTPGFIVNRIARPFYAETLALLAEQAGTPAELDACLRGAGFRMGPCELMDLIGHDTNFSVTQSVYEANFFDKRFVPSLVQRELVEGGLLGRKSGRGFYDYRAGASGSAVAPSPQPLSHEGRGALIDAQVEVTLHGRGAVAELLAERLRAAGQTFSTDRTTAWCGLVLRQASNVGVFGDALPSPQPLSPDGRGALKSFLPLPLGERAGVRGQHANDDMTPTLRRASTCQVLRLTDGRPAAQVAMEEAVSDLALFDLPTAQAGANASLSQSPSPLVGEGLGRGGAPLAWTPAVSASSAWVAAAPQWLAALGFTPQRLADAPGLAVARTVAMLINEASDAVHQGVCSETGADTAMKLGVNYPAGPFEWLAHWGAAPVVRLLDALDAHYRGERYRVSPHLRQRVWQEGTPA from the coding sequence ATGAGCGCCACCGACTTCAACCTGAGCGGCGTACCGGTGCTGGTGGTGGGTGCCGGCATCATGGGTGCGGGCATTGCGCAGGTGGCGGCACAGGCCGGGCACCCGGTGATGTTGTTTGACGTGAAAGCCGGCGCCGCCGCGCAAGCGCTCGACAAACTCGCCACCAGCCTCCACATGCTGGCCGCCAAAGGCAAGCTGAAACCCGAAGCTGTGGCCGCCACCCTGGCCCGCTTGCGGGCAGTGGACACCTTGACCGAAGCAAAAGACGCCGGCTTGGTGGTGGAAGCCATCCTCGAAAAGCTGGACGCCAAGCGCAGTTTGTTCCGCGAGTTAGAAGGGCGGGTGTCGCCGGCGTGCGTGCTGGCGACCAACACCTCGTCCATCTCAGTGACGGCGATTGCCAACGGCTTGCAGCACCCAGAACGCTTGGTGGGCATGCACTTCTTCAACCCCGTGCCCTTGATGAAACTGGTGGAGGTGGTGAGTGGGCTGCACACCGCGCCAGCCGTGGCGGAGGCGATTCATGCGCTTTCCGGCGCCTGGGGCAAGACGGCGGTGCATGCCAAATCGACGCCTGGGTTCATCGTCAACCGCATTGCGCGTCCGTTTTATGCCGAGACGCTGGCGTTGCTGGCCGAGCAAGCGGGCACGCCGGCGGAGTTGGATGCTTGCTTGCGCGGCGCGGGTTTTCGCATGGGGCCGTGTGAGCTGATGGATTTGATCGGGCACGACACCAATTTTTCGGTAACGCAATCCGTCTACGAAGCCAATTTTTTCGACAAACGCTTTGTGCCTTCGCTGGTGCAGCGTGAGTTGGTGGAGGGTGGGCTGCTGGGGCGCAAGAGTGGGCGCGGTTTTTACGATTACCGGGCGGGGGCTTCTGGCTCGGCGGTGGCCCCCTCTCCCCAACCCCTCTCCCACGAGGGGAGAGGGGCTTTGATTGATGCGCAGGTGGAGGTGACTTTGCATGGCCGTGGCGCGGTGGCCGAGCTGCTGGCCGAGCGGCTGCGCGCCGCCGGCCAAACCTTCAGCACCGATCGAACCACCGCCTGGTGCGGCCTGGTGTTGCGTCAAGCCTCAAATGTCGGTGTGTTTGGCGACGCACTCCCCTCACCCCAACCCCTCTCCCCCGATGGGAGAGGGGCTTTGAAGTCATTTCTCCCTCTCCCCTTGGGGGAGAGGGCCGGGGTGAGGGGACAACACGCCAACGATGACATGACACCAACCCTGCGCCGTGCCAGCACCTGCCAGGTGCTGCGCCTGACGGATGGCCGCCCCGCCGCCCAAGTGGCGATGGAGGAGGCCGTGTCAGATCTCGCGCTGTTTGACCTGCCCACCGCCCAAGCCGGCGCCAACGCATCCCTGTCACAAAGCCCCTCACCCCTCGTGGGAGAGGGGTTGGGGAGAGGGGGCGCCCCACTCGCCTGGACTCCCGCCGTCAGCGCCAGCTCGGCCTGGGTGGCCGCCGCGCCGCAGTGGCTGGCAGCGTTGGGCTTCACGCCGCAACGTCTGGCCGATGCGCCCGGTTTGGCCGTGGCCCGCACCGTGGCCATGCTCATCAACGAGGCGAGCGACGCCGTGCATCAAGGCGTGTGCAGCGAAACCGGGGCGGACACGGCCATGAAACTCGGGGTCAACTACCCCGCCGGGCCGTTTGAATGGCTGGCGCATTGGGGCGCGGCGCCCGTGGTGCGCCTGTTGGACGCGCTGGACGCGCATTACCGGGGCGAGCGTTACCGCGTCAGCCCCCATTTGCGCCAACGGGTGTGGCAGGAAGGCACCCCCGCATGA
- a CDS encoding enoyl-CoA hydratase-related protein, whose protein sequence is MSALTANWQTLAVLPGTRPGVVRVRMNRPQVFNAFDEAMIAELDAVFGLLANDDNARVIVLEGAGKAFSAGADLQWMQRASQADFEWNLADARRFAGMLWKIHHGPKPTIARVQGVALGGGVGLACACDFAIASSRAQFAVSEAKFGILPSVIGPYLTNAVGKRQAMRLALTTSRIGAAEAHNIGLVQQVTNDDGSPDGAAAALDAAVDALVAELLVGGPNAQREIKALYAQMAVGPVSTDVLELTAQTIARVRGTDEAKEGFAAFLAKRPAAWVPQEPGAAA, encoded by the coding sequence ATGAGCGCCTTGACTGCGAACTGGCAAACGCTGGCCGTGTTGCCCGGTACACGCCCCGGCGTGGTGCGGGTGAGGATGAACCGCCCGCAGGTGTTCAACGCCTTTGACGAGGCCATGATTGCCGAGCTGGACGCGGTGTTTGGCCTGCTGGCCAATGACGACAACGCCCGCGTCATCGTGCTGGAAGGCGCTGGCAAGGCTTTCAGCGCCGGCGCCGATTTGCAGTGGATGCAGCGCGCCAGCCAAGCCGACTTCGAATGGAATTTGGCCGATGCCCGGCGTTTTGCCGGGATGCTTTGGAAAATTCACCATGGCCCGAAACCCACCATCGCCCGCGTGCAAGGCGTGGCGCTGGGCGGCGGCGTGGGGCTGGCGTGTGCGTGTGACTTCGCCATCGCCAGCAGCCGCGCCCAGTTTGCGGTGAGTGAGGCGAAGTTCGGCATCCTGCCTTCGGTGATCGGGCCGTACCTCACGAATGCGGTGGGCAAGCGTCAGGCCATGCGCTTGGCGCTGACAACGAGCCGCATCGGCGCCGCTGAAGCGCACAACATCGGCCTCGTTCAGCAGGTGACGAACGACGATGGCAGCCCGGACGGCGCCGCCGCCGCACTCGACGCCGCCGTCGATGCCCTGGTGGCCGAGCTGCTGGTCGGCGGCCCGAACGCGCAGCGCGAAATCAAAGCGTTGTACGCCCAAATGGCGGTTGGCCCCGTGAGCACCGATGTGCTGGAGCTGACCGCGCAAACCATCGCCCGTGTGCGCGGCACGGACGAGGCCAAAGAAGGGTTTGCCGCTTTCCTCGCCAAACGCCCCGCTGCCTGGGTGCCACAAGAACCAGGAGCCGCCGCATGA